GGGCCATTGTCCCTGAGGCGTTCGAAGAACAAATTTCGAAAGGTGGAAACACAATAAAAAGAAGCGATTCGCAATAGCGGGTCGCTTTTATTTTTTGAGACCATTTTTTGTGCTATAACAAGATAATTGGAGGAGTGGCTGAGCGGTTTAAGGCGCACGCTTGGAAAGCGTGTGGGGCGCAAGCCCTCGCAGGTTCAAATCCTGTCTCCTCCGCACCAAACAAAAACGCTGACCTCCTGTCAGCTTTTTTGTTTGGTTTGTGCGGAAGGATTTGAAAGACGGAAAAACAAAGTCTGGGAGACTTTGTTTTGAGTCCAGACCAAACACACTTAGCATTTTGCGAGGAACCGAGTAAAATGGTTAGTGATGGGTGGTCAAATCCCGCTATCTCCGCATTTTAGAGGCTAGCACGAGGTATTTTGTGCAGGCTGTAAAGAACAGAAGTCAGAAATATTTATGATAAATGTTACACCAAATAAAAAAGATAAACTTACTGATTATGAACTTTTTGTAATTACAATTTTTCAAAATGCGACTCAAAAACTTATTTCAGCAGTAGCTTTGTATTCAACTAAATATTCTTACAATGAAGCATATTTCCTCTCTATTATTGCACAAGAGGAATTATCTAAGTTGATTATTTTGCCCATTGCAAGAGAGTTAGGAGAAATTGATGAAATAATAAATAATCGCTCAAGTGTGTATTATAAACATTCTGTTAAGCAAAAAATTTTCACTAATTTTGGATTGCAAAACAGAACACATGAAGACCTTGAAAGGATTAAACAATCTTGTTTATATGTAGGCGTTAATTCAAAACACAAACCTTCTTTTAGTATGATTAAGCCAGATGTTACTCTTAAGGAAATTAAGCACACAGTTTTATTCTTTGTTAATAACTACAGCATCATTTTACGTGAAGAAACTTTTTCCAAAGAAGCTAAAAAAGGTGTCGACTTTTTCATGAAGATAATACATGGGTGTATTATAGACAAATTACCAGAAGTAGACATAGATATAAAAAAAGATGTTGACGACTTACATAAAATGACTAGAAGTGAATTAGAAGACAAAATACACAAGAAATTACTTACAAATCCATATGAGCTAATAAGAATATTCAAGGCGGTTTTTAAGGAAAATTATAAAAAGCACCTAAAGGAAATTGGCTACTTTAGTATTCCTGAATTGGAAAAATACATTGAAAAGATAAACGTTGATTAAGCATGCACAAAAACCTTCATTTTAATAAACCAAAATAGTTAAAAATGATAAAATTCACATCAGCAACACTCGGAATACTCATTATTTTGTTTTTGGTGTTGTCATATTCTAATAATGAGACCTCTATGTCTCTCGAGCAGGGTAATGGTCAGTTGTCTACGGTCAATATAAGTGGTAGTACAGTTGTGGTGGACATAGTAGACACGTTTTTCTCACGCAGAGTTGGACTCTCCGGTCGAGAATCACTTTTACCCGACCATGGGATGCTTTTTGTTTTTGACGAGATAGATTTCCATGGAATATGGATGAAGGACATGCTTTTTC
Above is a genomic segment from Patescibacteria group bacterium containing:
- a CDS encoding AbiV family abortive infection protein encodes the protein MINVTPNKKDKLTDYELFVITIFQNATQKLISAVALYSTKYSYNEAYFLSIIAQEELSKLIILPIARELGEIDEIINNRSSVYYKHSVKQKIFTNFGLQNRTHEDLERIKQSCLYVGVNSKHKPSFSMIKPDVTLKEIKHTVLFFVNNYSIILREETFSKEAKKGVDFFMKIIHGCIIDKLPEVDIDIKKDVDDLHKMTRSELEDKIHKKLLTNPYELIRIFKAVFKENYKKHLKEIGYFSIPELEKYIEKINVD
- a CDS encoding DUF192 domain-containing protein yields the protein MIKFTSATLGILIILFLVLSYSNNETSMSLEQGNGQLSTVNISGSTVVVDIVDTFFSRRVGLSGRESLLPDHGMLFVFDEIDFHGIWMKDMLFPIDIIWIGSNISEEGTLIEQSEPFYVIDVKKDVQPDSYPEIFYPNGETKFVLEVSSGFTEKHNIKIGDEVHF